The Onychomys torridus chromosome 4, mOncTor1.1, whole genome shotgun sequence genome includes a window with the following:
- the Wipf1 gene encoding WAS/WASL-interacting protein family member 1: MPVPPPPAPPPPPTFALANTEKPTLNKTEQAGRNALLSDISKGKKLKKTVTNDRSAPILDKPKGAGASGGGGYGGGGGGGGGSSGGSGNFGGGGPPGLGGLFQAGMPKLRSTANRDNDSGGSRPPILPPGGRATSAKPFSPPSGPGRFPAPSPGHRSGPPEPPRNRMPPPRPDVGSKPDSLPPPVPNTPRPIQSSLHSRASPAGLGAPRPPFPGNRGAAFGAGSVRQNPSSSSSPFSRPPLPPTPSRALDDKPPPPPPPVGNRPSIHREAVPSPPSQNSKPPVPSTPRPGSGSQAPPPPPPPSRPGPPPLPPTSNDEIPRLPQRNQSLTSSAPPLPSPGRSGPLPPPPNERPPPPVRDPPGRSGPLPPPPPISRNGSTPRALPATPQLPSRSGVDSPRSGPRPPLPPDRPGAGAPPPPPPSTSVRNGFQDSSCEDEWESRFYFHPVSDLPPPEPYVPTTKTYPSKLARNESRSGSNRRERGAPPLPPIPR; encoded by the exons ATGCCTGTCCCTCCCCCGCcagcaccgccaccaccaccaacattTGCTCTG GCCAATACCGAGAAACCGACCTTGAATAAGACAGAGCAGGCTGGGAGGAATGCTCTTCTCTCCGACATCAGCAaagggaagaaactgaagaagacggTCACCAATGACAGAAGTGCGCCAATACTGGACA AACCAAAAGGAGCCGgtgccagtggtggtggtggctacggtggaggtggtggaggtggaggaggcagcAGTGGCGGCAGTGGAAATTTTGGAGGGGGTGGACCCCCCGGATTGGGAGGACTATTCCAGGCCGGAATGCCGAAGCTGAGGTCCACCGCCAACAGGGATAATG ATTCTGGAGGAAGCCGACCACCGATTTTGCCACCAGGAGGAAGAGCCACATCTGCCAAGCCCTTTTCGCCCCCAAGTGGCCCGGGGCGGTTCCCCGCACCCTCACCAGGACACAGGAGTGGTCCCCCAGAGCCACCCAGGAACCGAATGCCTCCCCCCAGGCCTGACGTGGGCTCAAAACCCGATAGCCTTCCCCCTCCGGTACCAAACACGCCGAGACCCATTCAATCGAGTCTGCACAGCCGGGCATCCCCGGCAGGGCTGGGGGCCCCCAGGCCCCCCTTTCCCGGAAACCGAGGTGCTGCTTTTGGAGCAGGCTCTGTGCGTCAGAACCCCTCGAGCTCCTCCTCTCCATTCTCCAGGccccctctgccccccaccccaagccGAGCCTTGGATGACAAGccccctccaccacctcctcccgTGGGCAACAGGCCCTCCATCCACAGAGAAGCcgtcccctctcctccctcacaGAACAGCAAACCTCCAGTGCCTTCTACCCCACGGCCTGGGTCCGGGTCCCAggcaccacctcctccaccaccgcccagccggccgggccctcctcccctgcctccgACTTCCAACGACGAGATCCCAAGGCTGCCACAGCGGAACCAGTCCCTCACCTCCTCTGCACCTCCTCTGCCTTCACCTGGACGCTCCgggcctctccctcccccacccaacgAGAGGCCCCCTCCTCCAGTGAGGGATCCGCCAGGCAGATCAG gccccctcccaccaccacctccgATAAGCAGAAATGGAAGCACACCCCGGGCCCTGCCTGCCACCCCTCAGCTGCCATCCAGGAGTGGAGTGGACAGCCCCAGGAGTGGGCCgaggcctcctcttcctcccgACCGGCCGGGTGCAGGGgcaccgcccccacccccaccatcaacATCAGTTCGAAATGGCTTCCAAGACTCATCCTGTGAAG ATGAGTGGGAAAGCAGATTCTACTTCCATCCGGTTTCTGATTTGCCACCTCCAGAACCATATGTGCCAACAACCAAGACGTATCCCAGCAAACTGGCCAGAAATGAAAGCCGGA gTGGATCCAACCGAAGAGAAAGGGGcgccccaccccttcctcccatCCCGAGGTGA